The Takifugu flavidus isolate HTHZ2018 chromosome 21, ASM371156v2, whole genome shotgun sequence genome has a window encoding:
- the rpl14 gene encoding 60S ribosomal protein L14, giving the protein MVFKRFVEIGRVAYISFGPHAGKLVAIVDVIDQNRALVDGPCTDVRRQAMPFKCMQLTDYVIKVPHSARQKYVRRAWEKAEVNQKWAQSSWAKKIEARQKRAKMSDFDRYKAMKAKRMRNKIIKHEVKKLQKEAAKK; this is encoded by the exons ATG gTGTTCAAACGCTTCGTCGAGATCGGTCGCGTTGCCTACATATCTTTTGGACCCCATGCTGGCAAGCTGGTGGCCATTGTAGATGTCATCGACCAAAATCGA gctcttgTTGACGGCCCAtgcacagatgtgaggagacaGGCCATGCCATTTAAGTGCATGCAGCTCACAGACTACGTCATCAAAGTCCCTCACAG TGCACGCCAGAAGTATGTGAGGAGGGCCTGGGAGAAGGCTGAAGTCAATCAGAAGTGGGCACAAAGCAGTTGGGCCAAGAAGATCGAGGCCAGACAGAAG AGGGCGAAAATGAGTGACTTTGATCGCTACAAGGCGATGAAGGCCAAGAGGATG aGGAACAAGATCATCAAGCATGAGgtgaagaagctgcagaaggaggCGGCAAAGAAGTGA